In Spea bombifrons isolate aSpeBom1 chromosome 5, aSpeBom1.2.pri, whole genome shotgun sequence, the sequence GGACAGAGTATGATTCATTCTTTCCACTATACCAGATGACTGGGGATGATAAGGTATATGAAATCTCTGCTGTATTCCTAATAGAGAACACAGGTTTTGCATAtctctccacaaaacattttgcaaagGTCTACCAGCATTCCTTCTGTTCGCATTACATCTGCACCCAGTATAGTACCTTCAGTGTTTTTACTTTGCCAGATCAGTATTTTCTTACTCCACTGAGCACTTAAAGTCAAGGTCACTTGTGGAATAAGAAATGCCTGAGACTGAGAACCACCAAGTCCTACAAGAAATGTCTTTTTCGCCCCAGAAGGAGGACTTAATAGTAGATCGGTTAATGTCACTGAAGCTCCTGTATCAATCAGAATCTTAGTGTGATGTCCTGCCATAATACCATGCACGTATGGACGTCCGGAATGGTCCCttaatgttttacaaatagGAACCATATCGTCCAGTGCTAGtcaatctgaaaataaaattagaggAGCCTCATCCCCTGGTTTCAGTTTGTGGTCATTAGTAACCGCTCCTTGTACTGCCATCATTCTCAGAGCCTCCCGTGCCGGACCATACAGATTGGTCCTAGGCAGAGGGTTAGAATGATGTTCCTGACCTGCCTTTTCAGGACTgttatttcttttcatctttACAGATCCTCTTTGATCACTTTCTTTGACAGACCAGGGGGATGGACTAACATGCCATCCCTCAGTCACCCTTTGGTCTCTTTTGGCCTTTCTACATTCTTTCTGTCTATGACcatttttattgcaataatAACAAATACCTCTGAAGGGAATCTCAGGTAGAGATTGCTTCCCTTCATTGGTAGTTACAATCGCAACCTTACGCTGTCCTATGACTCCTTTCCTCATTAAATTCTGCCTGGCCTTCCCTATGATGGTCAATACCCCTTCCAAAGTATCTTTTTCCTCTGCCATCATCTGCACTCCAGGGTCTAAGTAAGTGAATTTTTTTACTAGGTATTGTAGTAGATCAGGAGGAGTTTGAACTGGTGGAATGCGGTGGGTTAGCCGATAGACTTGCTCAAATTTGGAAGCAAAAACCCACGGATCATCTTGTAAATGCACCTTCATCTCAGCAAGTGAATGACTATCTAAATCTCTGTCTCCTGTTACAAATTTGGAGACAGCTCTAAGTCTGTCTCCCTCTGTAGCCCATTTATCATCTTTAAACCAATCTCGGTCTCGATTAATAGGGCCATTTATGGGTGGATTAAATCTACATGCAATGCTGCTTGGGGCCCACATTTTAAGCATCATACATGCCTCTTTAGGAGAGAGCATATATTGTTTAACTGCTGATTCGAAATTGGACATGTTTGAAAGGACATCTGTTTTACAGTCATATGGGGGAAAGAGGGGCTTTAACTTCATCAGCTGTTTCATCACCTTATCTCTATCCTGCTGCTGTAGAATTTTAGCAGTTTGCAGGGTGGCAGATGTCCTGCTTTTAACACTAGGTGAAACAGATAAAGGGTCCATAAAATGTGGTATTGCTGGCTTTGTTACaagaggggttaatacaggaatACCACCATTATCTAGCTCATCCAGTATACGGTTTCCTATGTTTGTTCCTGGGTTCTCATTCTCTACAATACTTtgtgcctcttcttcttctgcacaTGTTTCCCCCTGGCTGCATACAGCAACTGGGGTTTGCGTGGCTAAACATGTCCTAAGGGATGATATCAACTCTCCTCTCGCTTCGTAATTGTCCTCTAATGTGTTTACATAATCTCCATTTAATCCACAGGTTGGACAATCACTATATTTACTTGTGTTGTTTATTATGGAGGCCACAGGAGTTTGCCCCACAAGTATACGGTTCAACTGATTCCTCAATAACTTCAGCAACTTCATACAGTTCTGGATTTTCAGTCTATCTTTATTCAGGCACCACTTCTTATTGTCTACTCTGCAATTCTCTTTCTCACATTGCAACCACAAGctatgcatttgtttaaattcattttcattttccatcATTAATGGGTCAAAAGTGCTAGCTTCTGCATACTGTGCTACAATTTCCATTCTTATAtatcaaaaaacaaattataatttacTCACACGACTTGTGTCTTCAGACTGCAGGCAATCAAATGGTGTGCACCCCACTTTGAATCCTCGGTCTGGATAAAACGCGATCCTCCAGAAATGATGTCCGGCTTACTAATTGCGTCTCACTCTGGTTGCCTCTTAGGATCTCTCACGTCTTGGCCCGAGACGTATTGCAGAAAACGCTtccagcaaataaaacaaaatcggtTCGGTTATTTTGTCCCTTTTAGCTCACTTGTATCTGGAGAAAACTGGATTGTCCCCTCTTGCAAGTGAGCAAAAAgtggtaaaaaataattacctggCTCgccaaatgttataaatataaaaacgtgtctgtattttatgaatcttactataattattgaataacatttactgtatgaatatatatatatttacactgttatgctatcaataaccactatcgagtgtaaagtcagagtccacactccttgttttctgcaattaacaatatttattaagagaggctaaacaaattaacaatacaaatacaaattactataaattagtatatgctgttaccaaactaactattcattgattgaatggaaataacaaagaaacagcaggataagcctgtaaacacgtgatacaattaccactcccttgtgatcatctccacgcagactcagagagagagagagagagagagttggcaggactttataaacccaataagtcctccttctgctggacactcccctggtaacctatcttctccagtgacccttagagaccaaggtgatagaaaagggaaaggacattgcactgggggagggagtggaaggtgaccaaatgtcctaactgatttgccatgtgctctgcagagaagaatctccattaatgtttgagaccactttaaggtcttgtatagagaggctttgcccattggatctctgcatcataacaccattacacttcattggcatacagttggttgtcaatcatgccttcctttttacagTGTTCataattccacaataagaaagggactgtgcaaaaatgccacatttgccacatttgccaaaaaaaacgCCTGGATGAccagacttttgggataatattatGTGGACTGAGTCAAGAGTGACAcattttggaagacatgggtgaTGTTACATCTGGTGTAAAAGTAACAGAATtctacaataagaacatcatagcAACAGTAAGACACAGTGGTGGTATTGTGATGGTTTGGGGCTGCTGTTTCAGGACCTGGACAACTTGCCATTATTGATGGAGCCAAGAATTCTACTCTCTACAGAAAAGGAAAATGTCCGGCCATCGGTTTGTGACGCAGTtcggttatgcagcaggacaaagatctgaagcacacaagcaCCTCCGCCTCTGAAtgactcaaaagaaacaaaatgacgGTTTTGGaggcctagtcaaagtcctcCCTTGAGtctgattgagatgctgtgtGATGACTTTACTTCATGCTCAAAAACCcaccaatgtggctgaattaaacaATTCTTAGGAGTCAGCCTAAGATTGCTCATGTAGAAGACTCATTGCCAATCACTGCAAACGTTTTATTGCAGTTGTTGCCGCCGAGGGAGGCACAACCAGTTGTTTAGGGGGGCAATCATTTTTTCACATGGGTTACATAGGTTTTGATttactctttaccttcaataaaataaatgatcatttaaaagctgcattatgTGTTCATTGTCTTTGCCTTCTATTAAAATGAGTTGGGTGTTCTGAAACATTTAACTGTGaagtaaaaatagaagaaattgagAAGGGAGCAAATACTTCTTCCCAGCACTGTATCTGTGAACACATTGTGCTGACACATATAATCATTGCTGGAAGCGTTCctaattatatttttgcttCCATTACCAAGCAACCAAACTGAATCTTAACATGTTCTCGTCATGTACATCATtctgtcttgtgtcttgtcccGGTTCTCTTTCTGTGACACTACTACATCCTTTATTGTGGTGTTTTTAACTCATTCTCTTTCTGCGTAACTTCTTTGTTTTGGCTCGGTGTATATCCTTAAGAATGCTGTTTACCAATTCTTATTCACGTTCTTATTTACTATGGCCATGTTCTACTAAAATCCAGTGACAAAACCCAAAGCCATTAGTCTATGCCAAAATGCTGTCTATACTTTGTACCATAATCACCATTTATTGTATACCTGTTTGCCTCCTTTAGGTCTCGGAAGTTTAATTAGTTTTCATGTGATCCCTAACGTGTTATGCTTTGCCAGTATTTAACGCAAAAACAAAACTCATGCATATATACATGTGCTCACACAGCATGAGGAGTACATGCATAATGTATGGGGCTAGTTTGTTGACAGTCATTCCATTAGGAGAGTGGTGTACAACTCCTGTACCTTTTATTGTATTGACAAACCACTAAGCAAACACAAATTGGATAGATTTCAAGTGTTCACACGGACACTGGTTAGTTATTGCATTAAatagtttctttttatattgAAATCTTAATACCAATGAAGATTATAATGTCAGCGCAGCCTGCTGGATACGGAATGCTTATCATCAGATGTGATAACTTTGTTTTCTGTATCCTAGGGCATTTGAAATGGACCAAAGCAGAAGATATTGACATTGAAACTCCAGGATCAATCTTAGTGAATACTAATCTGAGGGCTTTAATTAACAAGCATACATTTGCTTCTTTGCCACAGCATTTTCAGCAATACCTTCTGCTTTTACTCCCAGAGGTAGACAGGCAGGTGAGTGAAAACAACATTATCCATTATGTTTGAATATTGTCTCATCTTTACCGATTCTTGTATAATTTTGGAATTAATATAAAGAGGCAGGCATAATAAACTGTGCCGTTTAACTTTTATGTCAACCCACATGTAACCCTTAGAAATAATCATTAAAGAGACACTCAAGCCATTCACTTTAATGCCCATACttgctttaatttatttatgtggCTTGCCTGGGATCCAAGAgtgaaaagaagaaagaaattgTAAAACCATTTATTGAGtactgattatttttatttattgagtaTTTATTCTTTCTAGATGGGAAACGATGGCACTTTACGGCTTAGTAATTCTGCTCTAAATAATGAATTCTTTGCGTATGCCGCTCAAGGTTGGAAACAGAGGTTATCAGAAGGTAAACgtttttatttagcattttatgCATTTAACTATATTTGTTAGCCTGTGTTATTGCATATCTACTTAAATATTCAGAACATGCTAGATTTGTCTAGttttaaacagtttttgtaatttaaaatacataccACGTTTTGATGTTAGCCTATGTTGATGTAGTAATATGTTTTAACTCCCCccaaatgttttatacattcCTATGCCACTATTTGAGACTCGCTACACCCTTTTcttgaaaatgacacaagatAATtgataattgtatatttttcatcCTGTGTTTTCTGTAGGGGAATTTACACCAGAAATGCAAATGCGTATCCGACaagaaattgaaaaagaaaagaaaaccgaAGTTTGGAAAGAAAGATTTTTCGAGAGATTTTATGGGGAAAAGTGAGTCAAATGCATAAAAGGAATAAGAGATACTAGTGGGAATCTTTCTGTTACAAAAGTAAACTGCTTATTTTAGTGAAATGATTCTTCTTAATAAGTAAGACATGTCATGCCTTTGTTTAGCTTCGTTGATGACATTtgtcttttttccccaattATTCATAACACCAATCTTATTAGTTAAGCAGGTTATCTATATCGTGACCAATTCAAGGGCAGAACAAGGGAAATACATGTGTCCTAAGCTGGTAACAGGTTAAAACGCTGGGCATGCATTTAATGGTGCTGACAAACTTACATGTGATAAGTTTGCGTATGCGAACAAAGCAGTGATACTATTGCTGAAACCCTAATAAAAGGAGATGTGATATGTCTTATGGTTTGGTCAACTTTATATCGTTTAGCATATTTGGTAGCAGAATGGGAGTTTACgggtttttttgtataactTTGACCAGTTTTACATTATTAACCATTtgccttgtttttttatgataagATCTGGAATGTCCAGAGAAGAATCTCTCCAAATAACTTCAGCTCAAAATAGTAGTGAAGATGAAACTAGTTCCTTAGAAACCCCTTTGAGCTTACCTGGCACATCGGCGCAGCTTGACAGTAGCACAGAACCCATCAATGAAGCACCACCCTTTCAGGAAAAACACTCGATTGAAGAACCCCTTTGCAACATGGACCAGGTACCCTCCAAGGAGTTAGTAGATGAAACTGTACTTGAAGACATATTAATATCTGAAGAAGCAGTGATTCAGGAAGAAATTGCTGAGGAATTGGAGACCACCATTTGCGAATGTCAGGAAGAGGATGTCAAGGCTGATAATGAGTTGTCTGATGAGCGGGAACAAGAAAACACtaaaaatgaggaaaaagtGCTTGTGGAAAATATAGAGTCATGTGTGGTCATGGAAGATGAAACGGTTTGTACTCTGAATGTTAAGGAAGAAGTCGAGAAGTCTGATGGTGTTGAACGTGAAATGCCAGATGAAGTCAACCAGCCAAGTCAAGTCACATCTCCTGTTCGCTCAGTTTCTCCTCATTGTTCACCTGATGAGACAACTGAAAAGAAGGAACCTCCTTTGGAAGAGCTGAATACTGCAGAGGAAAAAGGCATTTTGTCCACGTCGGCGGAGTCTGTATGCGCTGAAGATGCAACTGCTGCGGAAATGGAACTGATTAGCGAACCTGATGAACAACTTTCAGAAACCGCATGTGTTTCAGAGACATCATTTTCCTCAGGGAGCccagagggagtgtgtgttagcattgcGTCTCCAGGAGGCGACACACAATCTGCATCAGAGGATCCATGTACTCCTGCATCGGTTGAGGCTGCTTTTCTTTCTGAAGTTTCAAGTTTTGAGAATACCGAGTCTGAAAGCCAGCAAAAGCCTTTAGATGAAAGCCCACCTACATCCCTAGCTTCAGACAATTCACCAATCTCTGCTTCTCCTGTAAGATCAGAAGCCTCTCCCTCCTCGAGTCATACTCTGACATCAGAAGCATCCCCAGCATCTAACTTACCATTAACTTCTGAAGCTTCTCCTATGTCTGATGTACCATTAGCATCAGAAACTTCATCTGTGTCTTCAGTAGCTTTGGCCTCTGAAACTGGACATGCAGCAAACATACCTCCAACTTCAGAAGCGTCTTCTGTTTATAGCCCTCCTACAAATGAACATCTCATGCTTCAAGCTGGAATCTCTCCAGCCTCATCTGATGAATCACAGTCACCTTCAAAGGATGAAACCGATGGTTTCTCAGAGGCATCCCAAGGGGAGGGTGCTGCAATTGAGACAGAAAGCAATGAAGACATAAAGTATCATCAACCAGTATCCCTTAATTCTGATACATCAATATCAGAAGATATTCCCAGTCACAAACAGTGTAAATCTGAAGTAGACTGTGAAAAGTCATATGGAGCAGTCACTCCGGAATTATCACCGCCagatacaataacaataaaaaccaaTTCAACACATTACTGCATtgttgataaaaaatatatgtctcCATCACATAACGACTCTGGAGGAATATTTGCtaaaaacaatgaatttcaTCAGCCAAAGTCCAATGATAAGTATGCTAGCACACTAGAAACATCTGGGTTCTTTGAATCCTCCCGAAGCAAAAGTCATAAACAGCAGGGAAGCTTACAAAACAGACAAGAGAGTGGTCATGCAAAGTCATTTGACCATGGTAAACAGTCTGAAGCGCTAAGAACTGAAGGCCGGGAGCCTGAGATTTCAAAAAGAAAGACTGTGGAACACCACAATTATGGAATATTCAAGGAGAAACGTCCACGGATAGACGATGATCATCTTTCTAGAATATCTTCAAGTCACTCTGACAGAGAACACCCCCCGAGAGAGGAGCCTAAAGTTCCACCACTCAAGGTAATAATGGCATGAGCGATATATGGTTTTCTATAGACACCGTTTCATTAGTGTAAACAAGGTCCCACAGAGCAAAATTGAAGCCTTCATACTGTTGATTACTGTGCCACATCTTACAACATAATCTTATGATTAAGTTTCTGGTTAAGTGTTTAACGATTGTAAGCTAGTTAGGAAGTATGTTACTTAAGTCTTTGGTATGATGCTTTTGCTTTTCTGTTTTAGATCCAGCTTTCCAAAATTGGTCCTCCGTTTATCATCAAAAGCCAACCTGCTCCCAAACTTGAATCCAAAGTGTCCTCTAGCTCATCTGCCGGTGGTGGGAGAAACACTGGAGCCAGAACCCTTGCTGATATTAAAGCAAGAGCGCAACAAGCCAGAGCACAAAGAGAGGCGGCCGCTGCAGCTGCGGTGGCTGCTGCCGCAAGCATTGTTTCAGGAGGTGTTGGAAACCCTTGTGAAGGCAGCAAGACGAGAACGTTGGCACACATCAAAGAACAAACAAAGGCTAAGATATTTGCCAAGCATCAGGCAAGGGTTAATACGCAACAGAGCACTAAGGACGGAAAAGCAAAAGACGGTGGTTCAGCATCGGATGTACCTTCTTCCGATTCAAAGATAGAAGGCTCAACTGGTGTCATCATCATTAATCCAAACTGCAAGTCTCCTAGCAACAAGTCCACCCTCCATCGGGAAGCCACATTACAGAAACCTCTCAGTACTACGCCATCGTCGGAAACAGACTCTGATGAATCTGTGCACAGTTCCAATGAAAATATTCATGTGCCACATTCCATTGACAAAGCTGTTACATCTACCTCCAGTACAGACGGCAGTGTACCGatgcattttaacaaaaatgttggtaagatgtctgtctgcagctctgccgATGCTCATTTTACAAACTCACTTGAAAAGTCGTCGGTTCTAATGTCCATTGACAGCGAAAACTCCACAAGATCCACGTGTGGCATTGGCATGCTCAGCCCAGTTAAGGAGACTGACGTCCCTTGCATTGCTGTTGTGCCTAAATGCACTGATGACACTAGCAGTCATGAAGCAAATTCCATTGTGTGCAAGTCCGCAGATGACAAAAGAGTGCCAGTATCTGTCAGTATTGCTAACCCCATTGTTAATTTTAACACCGCTGTGCCAATTTCATCGATTGGGGGTTGTCTGCCAAATCCTCATCATAGTAACTCTTTGTTGAATTCACTAAACTCGTCAGTGGGTGCAAGCAACTGGCATCCTGACAAATTGGCTATGCCAGAGTATGAAGAAGAAAGCGCTGCACAAATCTGTACCTCCGCCCGAAAATTGTCAAACCATGAGGAAGGAATGGTCGATTCTCTTGGACGGTCTAGCACTGCGATGTTCTCCAATCGAAGGACTGTGGGTTCTGATTTGAGCCATGACAAAATGGAGAAAAGTCCATGTAGTAACTTATCAGACGTACAGAGTGCAACGCTACCTACAGGGTTAACGCAAACCTCCTCCAACCGATCTATTCCTTGCAAAGTCATTGTTGATCACTGTACAACTCCAAATTCATCTTTCCCATTTAATGTTGAGAATGCAGAAAACAATGTGGATTCCCAAAGCAGGCACGGAAAGATGGACCTTTTAGcgcaaaataaaacatgtcccCAGGTGTCTGTTATAAGCAGGCAGGAAAACCTCATTAATGAAAGTGCAGACCAGATTTGTAACTCAGCCATTAATACAAGGCTAACAAGAGATGATAGAAACAAGATCACAACAAGCACTAGCTTTTCAGAAACATCCTTCTTGTTGCAAGATAAAATAAGTGAGACGGCAGCTTCTCAGCAGAACTTTAGCGAGCAGTTACGGTGCCCTCCTTCTTTAAAGTGTGGCACAGATAATAACTCCAATTTAGAGTACATGTCTAACAACAGAATATGTTGGAGTGAAAAGGAACATGCTAACAATGACAAGACAGTCGTAAACCATATAACTGCAAACAAGCGCATAGGGTATTCTAACGAAAGGATTGTAGGTGAAGTCAAAAGTGAACCTGGGAGTTATCTGCAGGTGTCAAAGCGTAATAGTCATAGCCCTGTCACAAATACCAGTGTTCCTATTAAATCAGAAGCGTGTGAACCTGGAAAGTGCTTTGCAGTGGATACCGCAAGCCTTTCACATCTCAACAATTCTTCCAAAGGTAATGACTTGGATCTAAGTGTGCAGTCCTCAAAGACCACTGTAAATGTTTCCAGAGAGGAGACCATGTCTTTGACTACAGAAAACCTAAAAAGGGTTACCAGCACAGGGAATCCAAGCTGTCGCCTTTCTTCGGTTGAGGCAAATAATCCATTAGTAACTCAGCTTCTTCAAGGCAACCTGCCGCTGGAAAAAGTGTTACCGCAGCCAAGACCTGGCGCAAAGCTAGAAATTAATAGGCTCCCGATGCAACCCACATCTGTGTATAAAAGTACACCCGATAGAATGATTGCTGAAAATAGCCTCCGGCCCCCTACTCCTGATAGTAAGAATTACCCACTGGGAAATATGAACCCCCTGCAAATGAGGAAACGTGAAAACCATCCTAAAAAGAGGATGGCTAGGACTGTTGGCGAACATGCTCAGATTAAATGCGAGTCTGGGAAGCTAGCTATGGACACCGACGCCAACCTGTCGTCCTGTATGATGACTTCTGCTATGCCTCCATTGGGTCAGGGAAAGGCGTTTAAGCAAGAGTGGATGAACAAGCACCCTGTTCAAGCCAGGATTGCTCACAGCCCCGAGATCAAACAGCAAAAGAGGCCACTGCCCTCTTGCAGTTTCCAACAAAACgtatttaatgttgataaaaatGGCAGCTATCACTCTGAAACTAGTACCTCACACAGGCAGCATTATTACCAAATGCCTATGGCCCAGAGAGGCCCTGGCTCTGCAGTGTATTTGCCGCAAGGTTCCGTAAAGCCCCATCCCAACACTTTTGCTTATAACAGGCACCCGGAACAGAAGGTTTTGGGAGAAAACAATGCTCCGTCCCTTCCTCCCCGAATGGGGAATGCGTATTCACCAAGCATTCACATGAAGGAAAGCGAAGACCTCAGTGATGCCCCACAGACTCTGCAACATAAATTTTTAGTGCATCCTTCCTTATCTAATTCAGAAGTCCCTTCTGATCAAAAGCAACCAGCAGTTACTATGGAAACCACTAAAAGACTTGGTTGGCCTCAGCCTACAAGCATCTGTAGCAATATAAAGTCAGAGCCCATCTCTTTTGAGGACGGTTTAAACAACAGCTGTGAACTGACCATGAAACAAGCTTCCTATGAACAGAATGAAATGAAAGAACAGTTAAAagcatttgctttgaaaaatgCCGATTTTTCTTCCTATTTACTTTCTGAGCCACAAAAGCCTTTTGCTCAATTAGCTGCGCAGAAATTACAAACGCAGCAGCtgccacagcagcagcagcaatgtGGGAATTACCCAGCGATTCAGTTTGGTAGCACAAGCTTCAAAAGAGCGGCATCTGCCATTGAAAAGTCTATCGGAATTTTAGGGAGCAACTCAAAACCTCCTCCTGGGTTGGGCGGTCAGAACACTCCGATGCCTGCGCAGACGTTTGCTGACAGCAGCAGTGCGGACGAATTGGAACTGAAATGTTCCTGCAGGCTAAAAGCCATGATTGTGTGCAAAGGTTGCGGGGCTTTCTGTCACGATGACTGCATAGGCCCTTCAAAGTTGTGTGTCGCGTGTCTAGTTGTTCGATAGAATCAAACATGGGATTGCTGTATTTTAAACTTTACAGCCAAATTGGCTACGCCAAGAGCAGTAACattgtatttctatttttttcccagtgTTAAAATTTTTGTTTAAGGACCTTTTTCCTAGAGGAGAAAAATACTTCAACAAGCAAAACAGTAATTGTTGTTCTTTTAACTTATTGAAATCACAACTGTGTGTTTACTCATTCTGTTAGGAAACCCCTATATGTACATTTCCATTCTGTTTGCAGTTGGAGTGATTCTCTAAGGCCTTGTGCCATATCATTGTAAATTTGATCCTTTATATACCTTATCCTATTTATTGGCATTTGAACTCCCGTCGATATCATGGGCACTCTcacttgtgtgtttttatttattttttattttgtttttagttttttctaaAATAGTGTGTTATAATGGACCAGCTGCTGGAAGGTATTTGCGATACATACATAAAGCGCTGTTTACTTACTCCCACATATGATGTTTTAGAGTGACACTTCAATTAAGCCAGCTGTTATGTCTTCTTACAGCggaaagcgttttttttttcttttcttttttattactagACTCACCGCCTAATCTTCACAGTATCATTAGTTGAGCAAATAATACTACTGTATCTCTCCATCTATATTGATTTA encodes:
- the ASXL3 gene encoding putative Polycomb group protein ASXL3, which codes for MKDKRKKKDRTWAEAARLALEKHPNSPMTAKQILEVIQKEGLKETRNGTSPLACLNAMLHTNTRVGDGTFLKIPGKSGLYALKKEDSTCTTDGTLEIGCESELDGLEMAEGSSNGEESEVCPKQATEEANRDSGLTNTTVQSKLVSSFQQHTKKALKQALRQQQKRRNGVSMMVNKTVPRVVLTPLKVSDEQSDSPSGSESKNGEADSSDKETKQGQKSPPGKQTSQHLKRLKKSGLGHLKWTKAEDIDIETPGSILVNTNLRALINKHTFASLPQHFQQYLLLLLPEVDRQMGNDGTLRLSNSALNNEFFAYAAQGWKQRLSEGEFTPEMQMRIRQEIEKEKKTEVWKERFFERFYGEKSGMSREESLQITSAQNSSEDETSSLETPLSLPGTSAQLDSSTEPINEAPPFQEKHSIEEPLCNMDQVPSKELVDETVLEDILISEEAVIQEEIAEELETTICECQEEDVKADNELSDEREQENTKNEEKVLVENIESCVVMEDETVCTLNVKEEVEKSDGVEREMPDEVNQPSQVTSPVRSVSPHCSPDETTEKKEPPLEELNTAEEKGILSTSAESVCAEDATAAEMELISEPDEQLSETACVSETSFSSGSPEGVCVSIASPGGDTQSASEDPCTPASVEAAFLSEVSSFENTESESQQKPLDESPPTSLASDNSPISASPVRSEASPSSSHTLTSEASPASNLPLTSEASPMSDVPLASETSSVSSVALASETGHAANIPPTSEASSVYSPPTNEHLMLQAGISPASSDESQSPSKDETDGFSEASQGEGAAIETESNEDIKYHQPVSLNSDTSISEDIPSHKQCKSEVDCEKSYGAVTPELSPPDTITIKTNSTHYCIVDKKYMSPSHNDSGGIFAKNNEFHQPKSNDKYASTLETSGFFESSRSKSHKQQGSLQNRQESGHAKSFDHGKQSEALRTEGREPEISKRKTVEHHNYGIFKEKRPRIDDDHLSRISSSHSDREHPPREEPKVPPLKIQLSKIGPPFIIKSQPAPKLESKVSSSSSAGGGRNTGARTLADIKARAQQARAQREAAAAAAVAAAASIVSGGVGNPCEGSKTRTLAHIKEQTKAKIFAKHQARVNTQQSTKDGKAKDGGSASDVPSSDSKIEGSTGVIIINPNCKSPSNKSTLHREATLQKPLSTTPSSETDSDESVHSSNENIHVPHSIDKAVTSTSSTDGSVPMHFNKNVGKMSVCSSADAHFTNSLEKSSVLMSIDSENSTRSTCGIGMLSPVKETDVPCIAVVPKCTDDTSSHEANSIVCKSADDKRVPVSVSIANPIVNFNTAVPISSIGGCLPNPHHSNSLLNSLNSSVGASNWHPDKLAMPEYEEESAAQICTSARKLSNHEEGMVDSLGRSSTAMFSNRRTVGSDLSHDKMEKSPCSNLSDVQSATLPTGLTQTSSNRSIPCKVIVDHCTTPNSSFPFNVENAENNVDSQSRHGKMDLLAQNKTCPQVSVISRQENLINESADQICNSAINTRLTRDDRNKITTSTSFSETSFLLQDKISETAASQQNFSEQLRCPPSLKCGTDNNSNLEYMSNNRICWSEKEHANNDKTVVNHITANKRIGYSNERIVGEVKSEPGSYLQVSKRNSHSPVTNTSVPIKSEACEPGKCFAVDTASLSHLNNSSKGNDLDLSVQSSKTTVNVSREETMSLTTENLKRVTSTGNPSCRLSSVEANNPLVTQLLQGNLPLEKVLPQPRPGAKLEINRLPMQPTSVYKSTPDRMIAENSLRPPTPDSKNYPLGNMNPLQMRKRENHPKKRMARTVGEHAQIKCESGKLAMDTDANLSSCMMTSAMPPLGQGKAFKQEWMNKHPVQARIAHSPEIKQQKRPLPSCSFQQNVFNVDKNGSYHSETSTSHRQHYYQMPMAQRGPGSAVYLPQGSVKPHPNTFAYNRHPEQKVLGENNAPSLPPRMGNAYSPSIHMKESEDLSDAPQTLQHKFLVHPSLSNSEVPSDQKQPAVTMETTKRLGWPQPTSICSNIKSEPISFEDGLNNSCELTMKQASYEQNEMKEQLKAFALKNADFSSYLLSEPQKPFAQLAAQKLQTQQLPQQQQQCGNYPAIQFGSTSFKRAASAIEKSIGILGSNSKPPPGLGGQNTPMPAQTFADSSSADELELKCSCRLKAMIVCKGCGAFCHDDCIGPSKLCVACLVVR